The Humulus lupulus chromosome 4, drHumLupu1.1, whole genome shotgun sequence genome has a window encoding:
- the LOC133831721 gene encoding NF-X1-type zinc finger protein NFXL1 — MSSNVRSERRDRPRSTAQPSRREWVPRGPSTVTVVNQPSSSHSNSTENTNGGDSTLSSAASHGRHKANSSPHLNSADNGNGSVPIHSSSASHSHSRYRGNNSSHSNSSENRNGGDLTHNYAASHGRYKGIINLPSNSTENGNGGEPTHSSAVLHSQHRGNNNFHSNSSADGIGVDSTNSFAASHSRYKGNYSSRGQVSRPVNNRREQQERGSETKDSTLPQLVQEIQEKLMKGAVECMICYDMVRRSAPVWSCGSCYSIFHLNCIKKWARAPTSVDLSVDNQGFNWRCPGCQSVELTSSKEIRYVCFCGKRPDPPSDLYLTPHSCGEPCGKPLERDVGRGGSKEDHCPHVCVLQCHPGPCPPCKAFAPPRICSCGKKIITTRCSDRKSGLTCGQRCEKLLSCGRHKCEQICHVGPCDQCQVQVNAACFCKQTVEAVLCADMTVKGVVKAEDGVFSCNSLCGKKLNCGNHFCGEICHPGPCGECELLPSKTKTCHCGKTVLKEERSSCLDPIPTCSKICQKVLPCEKHSCEEVCHAGDCPPCLVKVSQKCRCTSTSRTVECYKTTSDEKFTCDRACGRKKSCGRHRCNERCCPLSNSSSTYSEEWDPHVCSMSCGKKLRCGQHACESLCHSGHCPPCLETIFTDLICACGRTSIPPPLPCGTPPPSCQLPCSVPQPCGHSASHSCHFGDCPPCSVPVAKECIGGHVVLRNIPCGSRDIRCNKLCGKTRQCGMHACGRTCHLPPCDAQTGSEPGLRSSCGQTCGAPRRDCRHTCTAPCHPSYLCPDTRCDFPVTITCLCGRISASVPCDAGGNSGNYNADTVYEASVMQKLPAQLQPVEATGIKIPLGQRKLMCEDECAKLERKRVLADAFDIATPNLEALHFGESSSVSELLGDLYRRDPKWVISVEERCKFLVLGKSRGSTSGLKVHVFCPMLKEKRDAVRVIAERWKLAVNAAGWEPKRFIVVHVTPKSKVPPRILGVKGTTTVSAPQPPAFDPLVDMDPRLVVSFQDLPRDADISALVLRFGGECELVWLNDKNALAVFHDPARAATAMRRLDHGSVYTGAVLFHATAGASGSTSGANAWGGAGTGTAKSNPWKKATVQEDTWGGDEWSSSGSADVQPSAWKKETPLAASLNRWSVLDNENSSSSSSKSSAGIKDSSFEITPTPIAAGLVVGNVSETETSEVAEDWEKAYDTSIEEEKN; from the coding sequence ATGAGTTCTAATGTCCGAAGTGAGCGGAGAGATAGGCCTAGGTCCACAGCTCAGCCTTCCCGGCGAGAGTGGGTTCCTAGAGGACCCTCTACGGTGACTGTGGTGAACCAGCCTTCAAGTTCGCATTCGAACTCAACAGAAAATACAAACGGCGGTGATTCAACCCTCAGCTCCGCGGCTTCGCATGGTCGGCACAAGGCAAATAGTAGTCCCCATTTGAACTCGGCAGACAATGGAAATGGCAGTGTTCCTATTCATAGTTCTTCAGCATCGCATAGTCATAGTCGATACAGAGGGAATAATAGCTCACATTCGAACTCATCAGAAAATAGAAATGGTGGTGATCTGACACATAACTATGCAGCGTCGCATGGTCGGTACAAGGGGATTATTAATTTGCCTTCGAACTCAACAGAAAATGGAAATGGTGGTGAGCCAACCCATAGCTCTGCAGTGTTGCATAGTCAGCACAGGGGGAATAATAATTTTCATTCTAACTCATCTGCAGATGGGATTGGTGTTGATTCTACCAATAGCTTCGCAGCGTCGCATAGTCGGTACAAGGGGAATTATAGTTCAAGGGGTCAAGTAAGTCGACCAGTCAATAATAGGAGGGAGCAGCAGGAAAGAGGTAGCGAGACTAAGGACTCTACTTTACCACAGCTTGTGCAAGAGATTCAAGAGAAGCTTATGAAGGGGGCAGTTGAATGTATGATTTGCTACGACATGGTTAGGAGATCTGCACCTGTTTGGTCTTGTGGCAGCTGTTACTCTATCTTTCACTTGAATTGTATCAAGAAATGGGCGAGAGCGCCCACCTCTGTTGATTTATCTGTGGACAATCAGGGATTTAATTGGCGGTGTCCTGGATGTCAGTCTGTGGAGCTCACATCCTCGAAAGAGATTCGCTATGTTTGTTTTTGTGGTAAGAGGCCAGACCCACCTTCAGACTTATATTTGACACCCCATTCGTGTGGGGAACCTTGTGGAAAGCCACTTGAGAGAGATGTTGGTCGTGGAGGAAGTAAGGAGGATCATTGCCCTCATGTTTGTGTGTTGCAGTGCCACCCTGGTCCATGCCCTCCCTGTAAAGCATTTGCCCCTCCTCGTATATGCTCATGTGGCAAGAAAATAATTACCACAAGATGCTCTGATCGTAAGTCTGGTCTTACTTGTGGTCAGCGCTGTGAAAAGCTTCTTAGTTGTGGCCGACACAAGTGTGAGCAGATTTGTCATGTTGGTCCTTGTGATCAATGTCAAGTACAGGTTAATGCTGCCTGTTTCTGCAAGCAAACAGTGGAGGCTGTTCTTTGTGCAGACATGACTGTGAAGGGAGTGGTGAAAGCAGAAGATGGGGTCTTTTCATGTAATTCTCTTTGTGGAAAGAAGCTAAACTGTGGTAACCATTTCTGTGGTGAAATTTGTCATCCAGGTCCTTGTGGAGAGTGTGAGCTACTGCCAAGCAAGACCAAGACATGCCATTGTGGGAAAACAGTTTTGAAGGAGGAACGGAGCAGTTGCTTAGACCCCATTCCGACCTGTTCAAAAATATGCCAGAAGGTCCTTCCGTGTGAGAAGCATTCCTGTGAAGAGGTGTGCCATGCTGGTGATTGTCCACCTTGTTTGGTTAAAGTCTCACAAAAATGTCGTTGCACCTCAACTTCTCGAACTGTGGAATGTTATAAAACAACGTCAGATGAAAAATTTACTTGTGACAGAGCCTGTGGGCGGAAGAAAAGCTGTGGAAGACACCGTTGCAATGAGCGATGCTGTCCTCTTTCTAATTCGAGCAGCACTTACTCAGAAGAATGGGATCCGCACGTTTGTTCAATGTCCTGTGGAAAGAAGCTAAGATGTGGCCAACATGCTTGTGAATCTCTCTGTCACAGTGGTCATTGTCCTCCGTGCCTGGAAACCATATTTACCGATTTAATATGCGCTTGTGGAAGAACTTCAATACCTCCTCCATTACCTTGTGGAACACCTCCCCCTTCCTGTCAACTCCCATGTTCAGTACCTCAGCCTTGTGGTCATTCAGCTTCTCACAGCTGCCACTTTGGAGATTGCCCTCCTTGCTCGGTTCCTGTAGCGAAGGAGTGTATCGGCGGGCACGTGGTTTTGAGGAACATTCCTTGTGGGTCTAGGGACATTAGATGTAACAAGCTCTGTGGTAAGACCAGGCAATGCGGCATGCATGCCTGTGGAAGAACTTGTCACTTACCTCCTTGTGATGCTCAGACGGGGTCCGAACCAGGTTTAAGATCTTCTTGTGGGCAGACGTGTGGTGCTCCAAGGAGAGATTGCAGGCATACATGCACTGCACCTTGTCACCCCTCCTATCTTTGTCCCGATACACGGTGTGATTTTCCCGTGACAATTACTTGCTTATGTGGCCGTATATCAGCTAGTGTTCCTTGTGATGCTGGGGGTAACAGTGGTAATTACAATGCTGATACTGTTTATGAAGCTTCGGTCATGCAGAAGTTACCGGCTCAATTGCAACCCGTAGAAGCTACTGGTATCAAGATACCACTTGGACAGAGGAAGCTTATGTGTGAGGATGAATGTGCTAAGTTGGAGCGCAAACGGGTTCTCGCAGATGCTTTCGATATAGCGACTCCCAACTTGGAAGCTCTTCATTTCGGCGAGAGTTCTTCTGTTTCTGAGTTATTGGGAGATCTCTACAGGCGTGATCCCAAGTGGGTGATATCCGTAGAGGAAAGATGCAAATTTTTAGTTCTTGGGAAGAGCAGAGGAAGTACAAGTGGTCTCAAGGTTCATGTATTCTGTCCAATGCTGAAGGAGAAGAGAGACGCAGTTAGGGTGATCGCCGAAAGGTGGAAGCTTGCAGTAAACGCCGCTGGCTGGGAGCCAAAGCGTTTTATCGTGGTCCACGTAACACCTAAATCGAAAGTACCCCCTCGGATTCTTGGTGTCAAGGGTACCACCACCGTGAGTGCACCTCAGCCTCCTGCATTTGATCCTTTGGTAGACATGGACCCGAGACTCGTCGTTTCTTTCCAAGATTTGCCTCGAGATGCTGATATCAGTGCGTTGGTTTTGAGATTTGGTGGAGAATGCGAGCTTGTCTGGCTGAACGACAAGAATGCATTGGCGGTTTTCCACGACCCTGCCCGCGCAGCAACTGCTATGAGGAGATTAGACCATGGATCAGTATACACTGGAGCTGTTCTGTTTCACGCGACAGCAGGTGCTTCCGGTTCAACTTCTGGAGCAAATGCTTGGGGCGGGGCAGGGACGGGGACGGCCAAGAGTAACCCGTGGAAGAAGGCGACTGTTCAGGAAGATACATGGGGCGGCGATGAGTGGTCATCCAGTGGCTCTGCCGACGTGCAGCCATCTGCGTGGAAGAAAGAAACTCCACTCGCCGCCTCGCTAAACCGATGGAGTGTGCTAGATAATGAAAATTCTTCGAGTTCATCATCTAAATCTTCTGCTGGAATCAAGGATTCGAGTTTCGAAATCACTCCAACTCCGATAGCGGCGGGGTTGGTTGTTGGAAATGTTTCCGAAACAGAAACTTCTGAAGTGGCTGAAGACTGGGAGAAGGCTTATGATACTAgcatagaagaagaaaaaaattaa
- the LOC133831719 gene encoding uncharacterized protein LOC133831719, protein MELGSSSLALNTTHFSCFGSTPTKFLRPNESSILFLLPLSSKPSLSLARNPFRFKATLKEFDIATQKTVKNMSRDLEYSTLTALSPLDGRYWGKVKDLAPYMSEFALIYYRVLVEVQWLIKLSEIPGVEEVPSFSNDARSFLQGIIDGFTVDDALEIKKIERVTNHDVKAVEYFLKQKCQPHPEIAKVLEFFHFSCTSEDINNLAHALMLKEALDNTILPVVDDLIEAIGQMAKDNAHISMLSRTHGQPASPTTLGKEMAIFAVRLSRERRDISQVEIMGKFAGAVGNYNAHLVAYPAINWAQIAEEFVTSLGLSFNAYVSQIETHDYMAKLFHAIYRLNNILIDFDRDIWGYISWGYFKQTTKAGEIGSSTMPHKVNPIDFENSEGNLGVANGTLSHLSTKLPISRFQRDLTDSTVLRNMGVGLGHSLLAYKSTLQGISKLQVNGARLSEDLDNCWEVLAEPIQTVMRRYGVPEPYEKLKELTRGRAVNKESIREFIAGLELPNEAKTELLKLTPHSYVGAAVELAITTEKAVKLVNGKC, encoded by the exons ATGGAGTTGGGAAGCTCTTCTCTTGCTTTAAACACCACTCACTTCTCTTGTTTTGGCTCTACCCCAACCAAATTTCTGAGGCCTAATGAGTCCTCAATCCTCTTTCTTCTCCCCCTTTCTTCTAAACCTTCTTTATCTTTAGCTCGGAACCCTTTTCGTTTCAAAGCCACTCTTAAAGAATTTGACATCGCCACCCAAAAG ACTGTAAAGAACATGTCCAGAGACTTGGAGTATTCGACTTTGACAGCTTTATCGCCTTTGGACGGTCGGTATTGGGGTAAAGTCAAGGACTTGGCTCCTTATATGAGTGAGTTTGCCCTTATTTACTACAGGGTTCTAGTCGAG GTCCAATGGTTGATAAAACTTTCAGAAATTCCAGGAGTGGAAGAGGTGCCTAGCTTTAGTAATGATGCTAGGTCTTTTTTGCAAGGAATTATTGATGGATTTACTGTAGATGATGCTTTGGAGATTAAAAAGATTGAGAGAGTGACAAACCATGATGTCAAGGCAGTGGAATATTTTTTGAAGCAGAAATGCCAGCCACATCCTGAGATTGCCAAG GTGCTtgaattttttcatttttcatgcACATCCGAAGATATCAACAATCTTGCTCATGCGTTGATGTTGAAGGAAGCTTTGGACAATACCATATTACCTGTTGTCGATGATTTAATAGAGGCAATAGGTCAAATGGCCAAGGACAATGCCCATATTTCCATGCTTTCTCGCACCCATGGGCAG CCAGCTTCACCAACAACTTTGGGGAAGGAAATGGCCATATTTGCTGTTAGGTTAAGTAGAGAAAGAAGAGATATTTCTCAGGTCGAGATAATGGGAAAGTTCGCTGGTGCTGTTGGTAATTACAATGCCCATCTTGTTGCATATCCTGCTATCAATTGGGCCCAGATTGCTGAGGAGTTTGTAACATCTCTTGGATTGAGTTTCAATGCGTATGTCAGTCAG ATTGAGACACATGACTATATGGCAAAATTGTTTCATGCAATTTACCGATTGAACAATATATTGATTGATTTCGATAGAGATATATGGGGCTATATATCATGGGGTTACTTTAAGCAG ACAACTAAGGCTGGAGAGATTGGGTCTTCAACTATGCCTCACAAAGTGAACCCAATTGATTTCGAAAATAGTGAAGGCAATCTTGGTGTAGCTAATGGAACTCTGTCTCACTTGAGTACAAAGTTACCCATTTCTCGATTTCAG CGTGATTTAACCGATTCAACTGTTCTAAGAAATATGGGTGTCGGATTGGGACACTCTCTTCTTGCCTATAAAAGCACACTACAAGGAATTTCAAAACTTCAG GTGAATGGTGCTCGCTTGAGTGAGGACTTAGACAATTGTTGGGAGGTTCTTGCAGAACCCATCCAAACT gTAATGCGAAGATACGGTGTTCCTGAGCCGTACGAGAAGCTTAAGGAACTTACTAGAGGACGAGCAGTTAACAAGGAGAGTATAAGAGAGTTCATTGCAGGTTTGGAGTTACCTAATGAAGCAAAGACAGAGCTATTGAAGTTAACCCCACACAGCTATGTTGGGGCAGCTGTTGAATTGGCAATAACCACTGAGAAAGCTGTGAAATTGGTCAATGGCAAGTGTTAG